A region of the Silene latifolia isolate original U9 population chromosome 9, ASM4854445v1, whole genome shotgun sequence genome:
cgtctttcaaaacaaaaatagtgaaaatttcaaaattcactattccttcaaatttcaaacgttGGCCAttaaaaccgtcttttaaaaataatagtgaaaattcaaaattcactatttcttcaaatttcaaacgacggcaattaaaaccgtcaattttaaaaataatagtgaaaattcaaaattcattatttcatcaaatttcaacgacggcaattaaaaccgtcatttcaaaaataatagtgaaaactcaaaattcactttttctttaaatttcaaatgacggcaattaaaaccgtcaactTCAAAAATGaaagtgaaaattcaaaattcactatttcttcaaatttcaacgacggcaattaaaaccgtcatttcaaaaataatagtgaaaatcagAACTCTCTATTTTCCACGGCGGCATTCAAAAGCCCCCATCTGTCAACGACAAAATCAAAGGCAGGTCTCAAACCCGCCATTCCCACAAATTTTCAAATCGGGGAAAGACGAAATTGAAATCGTCTTCCCCAAACATACATCAAACAACAGAGCACTCATCTGTCTCTTTTCTATAAAATCAACGGTAATGAAAACCGCTATATCCCCTCGGGATTCAAAAATCACTGCCGACCCTGGGGGCTAGGCTCACAAACCTATCCCTTTCCGGCACCACAAACAAACGCCGAGATTCCCCAAAAGGATATCGAGGGCTTCCTCATGAAGCCGGCCAATTCAAGCAAACTGCCCAAAATTATACTATCATGGCTATTTCCTCACGGTCGATCAATCGACCttcgatatggctggcgagccttataacacaccgcggctggcgagccctcttcatatacgcaccgtggctggcgagccttacaacgcaccatggctggcgagccttacaacgcaccatgactggcgagcctcacaacgcaccatggctggcgagccttacaacgtaccatggctggcgagccttacaacgcaccgcggctggagagccctcttcatatacgcaccgcggctggcgagccctcttcataTCCGCAatacagctggcgagcctttgtccgcaaataatACAAATCGAGGACATATCtagaagatgcctcgggtacgactcctccgCACAGCTGGCGAgactttgtccgcaaacaagacacagctcaaggacatatcccgaagatgcctcaggtatgactccttcttatggctggcgagcctttaaacgtagtctaacggactttaaacgacccgcacggacaatcGACAAaatctaaactgttcccgatgatAGGTCCTcagctcgtaccctcgagtcgccttggcgtcgcccttcctgatggcaggtccttggcccaaatcctttcgagcctcctcgacgtcgcttgggtctccaggttgtaatcttcgattgacctgggggctctactttgacttttgccctgtccaagcctcattaaaagtgggggctctatagatacccagtatctgctgagactccaacaaacaccggatgattatcggactacaatatgctttggaatcgcggcgtttgatcgagagtttgtgtacaactttacgtcggaaaacttaaaacgatttcgaaaataaaacatttcaaaacttttcaaaagtacctggattATTTAATGCATGAGgacagggtcgcaatgacactaagtagagtcaaaaccgacaccggaccaaaaaccgactcaaaattcaaatcccgactccaacaacgagtcaaacggagtgaaacacaaaaaacaaaccattcaaatgattctatgttaagatttcccggaatcttacatattCAAGTagcaaacatgttcatccaaatcctaggatagaacaaatgtggctcgcgcctctttgagcagcccaagtggccacgtcgctcaaaactcaaacaaccactcattttcctataataACCCCTCAAATGCAACAATTTGAAGGTTACGCGAGCGTCCTCCCCCTCTTTCCTCCCTTAagattctcgactcgacttcctaagtcacaatccgacacgtgtttacgacctaccgatcgtaaacacaagccttacacattgtttggtaccgtcatcgtgcattaaatcacttgaccgaccatctcgaccactacaccatcactaaacttaacaaacactctttttacttaccaaaacggttttaaaccgagtttttccgaccaaacgagttgatacacttacgtcggtttctcgccataagccaaacatgtaagtatgagggtgtaaaaatcttcttttatcatgttttcatttgttttatgactataacatacTAAATCATACATAACATGGTCCAACAATGGGAAGAATGAGCTAAAACCAgacttttggttgaggcagaggctacttacgtagcagataTGCTCTCGCCTATAGGACCCttcccagccttaagtccaaaccgtgtttggtctctttatctcccttattttcatttttatttttctaatcggtttttaccatttcaagtattttcaaataaTTTTTACAAgtctttaaccataaaacatttttcacccttggttcttaataccatgatggtttaatctgtgtttcggtgataatattcggttaattacatttacaaggtattttaaagccttttatttcatttatttacattttgaagggtattttaaagtctttcattatttctttacatttctccAAATAATTGTATTAGtcatcaacacaaagtcatccttggttccatataccatgtcagattttaacccgagtacgatgatgaatattgactaattatattcaaatgaacttaaaacaattagttcataatcattttcaaaactattcatgtcaagcttgcaaagtcgaacccgacatcggatattgtcaaaacaatgacgattattcaagactcgttcttcaaatcaatacaaaagcggtctaaacggctTTTCAAAACAAAaggggttcaaatacccatttttcaacacattttataaacatttttcaatggtcagaacatgtcttccatcgttgactgacccgcgcctaaacaggcctttcctttttctatttttcaaaccaggggcgaccctcttgcatcgccaataggctcgcgccacTTCTCGCGGCCttatgcagggtctgttccctttccagcgctagtctaggacgatcccgacttcggttaacctaATTTACAAAacgtcttactaagacaaatggatcacgttatgcaccgtaaacctaattttgtaaatgggtgtttaatttccttcttgcatgcaaatcaaccataaatccaactcgacatcttatacttgatacttggattaaatcaaccgacatagaaagctctcacatgttaggtttataccaatggatgcgcattcatgcatttaaaccgttttatcaacttttgcattcaaccaaccaagatctatcagtagaggccgctaccgcgggcgggattgggtgtctgattaaagggcttcccaatacataccttcacctcttactcagaaactttggatagtgaacgaccttatccagggcgtacgagagtcattctagagataggatgctaaagagggacaattccttatctttagtacctatgtcaaaccctgctttgtgcttcgtttgaccgaggtataaagtggattcgaacaggttccaagcatcccacaaatgcttggtggcgactccgaacatctttaatcgtttcgagacccttgtcgagatgaaaccgaccgatctaaaacgatccggtcgaaagcatttttacgccgccgagcgtggctttcaaaagatcgTTGTATGTCCATAGATCGAGCTGGGcgtgtaggtgggccatgtccacaggtaTTACTAAATCCGTAACTATATACCCGAATTATTAAAACTAAAACTCATCCATCTTAGGTCACGGTCGACAACACAATGTTGGAGCAGGGGCTCAGTAGGAAATCCCTAACCCTGACCCAGCTCTAACCAGGTCCAGGGCAATAAGCCAGGCTAGTCCAATCTCAACCACCCAGCAACCCACCATAGTTAGGAATAGATCAAGGGCCTTGGTTCAAGGATTTCAGTCTGAGTCAGTCCCAATTCAAAGCTCAGTCTAAGTCCAGCTAAAGGTAATTACATGTAAATAAGTAGGCCTGTTATGTGAAGGTCTTAGTTATCTTTTCCAGCTAATTTCAAATTCGGCATTTCAATTTTATCAGGTCAAGAATCAAGAACATAAGGGACAAGATTCAGTAAATTTTCAGTAAACCTGTGATCAAGACTGCAGCAAGTACCTTGTTTTTGTTTGGACTCAAAGTCTAGGTGATTTGTGAGGAACTCATCATCTAAGGGTCAACAGACAAGAGCTCAATACAAGCCAAGCCTACCAGATATGGTTTTTTGATGAAGCTGTCAATCCAGCCTTGAGAGTTGAGAAGTTGGGTAAGGGGAAAGTTGTTGTGACCAAAGCCCCAACTATACCATCATTATATAGGCCACCTATTGGGGTAAATATTGGGGAACCTACCACAACTCATAAGCCACCTATTGTTGATAATGGTAAGGCATTGATCTTAGTCAAAGGAAAACCATTCCCACGAAGAAATGTTTCTATTGTCTGGGATACGGTCACTTTCCCAAAGAGTGTCCTACCAAAAGATCTTTGAGTACTCTTAAAGTGGTGCAATGGGGGTGATGATGAGATCTTGGTCTTTGATAATGAACAGGAGCCTGAAACTGAGACAGTTGAGGAAGTTGAAGAGACTGAGATGGTGGTGATGCCTGACTCAAGCCTAACTCTGGTCACCTGGTGAGTCATGCATGCACAACCACAACCTCTGGAGTTGTATCAAAGGTAGCATATATTTAGGACTAGGTACCCCATTAGGGAAAGATTATCTAACTTGATCATTGATGGGGTAAGCTGTACAAATGTTACCTCCAAGACCTTGATTGAGAAGTAGAGCTTGCCTAATGTGGACCACCTTCAACCTTATAAATGAGGTGGTTAAGCAAAGGAGCTGAAGTCAAGGTCGATAAGCAATGCTTTGTTCTTTTCTCTATTGGAAAGGATTATTCAGATGAGGTCATGTGCGATGTGCTGCCAATGGATACATGTCATCTGTTGCTTGGGAAACCATGGAAGTTTGACAGGGACTGTGTCCATCAGGGAAGGGAGAATACTTATTCTTTTAAGTTGGAAAAAAGGAAAATTACATTGACATCTCTGCCACCAGCCTTGAAGTATACTGCCCTACCCAGCCTTGTGGAACACTATAAAGAAGTCTTGATGAGTGGTGAGACTGAAATGGTTTAGGAGTTGAATAGCAGAGAGATTGTCCACATTCTCCTTGCTAAAGACATAGCAGAAGAAGCAGGGCTACCATTGCCTGCAGAAGTTAGCCAACTACTAGAGAAATATGGAGATGTGTTCCTAGAGGAATTTCCTAGTGGATTACCACCATTGAGGGGGATAGAGCATCACATTGATCTCATCCCAGGACTTGTGCTACCAAACAAGGCAGCTTACTGAAATGATCCAAAGACAACACAGGAATTACAGAAGCAGGTTGGAGAGTTGATGAATAAGGGGTTTGTCAGGGAATCATTTAGTCCATGTGCAGTCCCTACACTTCCTGTTACAAAGAAAGATGGGACATTAAGAAGGTGTAATGACAGTAAGGTAATCAACAACATTACTGTCAAGTATAGATTCCCTATTCCTAGGCTTGATGATATTCTGGATGAGCTCAGTGGAGCTAGGGTCTTTTCAAAGAGAGATTTGAGACAGGGCTATCACCAAGTTAGGATCAGAGAAAGGGATGAGTGGAAGACAGCATTCAAGACCAAGCATGGTCTGTATGAGTGGCTAGTCATTCCATTTGGTCTGTCCAATGCTCCTAGTAAATTCATGAGGCTAATGACAGAAGTTCTGAGAGCTCACTTAGGCAAGTTTATTGTGGTTTATTtagatgatatcttggtttatagtCCAACCAAGGATGAGCATCTATAAAATCTGAACAGCTATTTGAGACACACAGGGCAAACAAGATGTATGGTAAATTGGAGAAATGTTCTTTCATGCAATCAAAGGTTCAATTCTTAGGCTTCATCATTTCTGATGAAGGAATATATGTTGATCCTTCAAAAATTGAAGCCATAAGAACCTAACCAACTCCTAAAAACATTAAAGAACTCAGAAGTTTCCATGGCTTGGCTTCTTTTTATAGAAGATTTATTCAGGGATTCAGCTCAATTATAGCACCAGTCACCGAGTGCATGTATAAAGGTTAATTTAAGTGGAATGAAAAGGCTGAGAAGTACTTTGAAGAAATTAAGAAGCTGTTGTGCCATTCACCAGTTCTTATTTTACCagattttaataaattgtttgaagtgaattgtgatgcaagtggAGTAGGTATTAGTGTTGTAGTAATACAAGGGCACAAACCTGTGGTATTTTTCAGTGATAAATTAAATGGAGCAAAGCTGAATTATTTAACTTATGATAAGGAATTTTATGATAAGGAATTTTATGCCAAGACAATTTGTTTTACATTCAGATCATGAAGCTCTCAAATACATCAATGGTTAGCATAAATTAAATCcaaggcatgctaaatgggtggagtctCTGCAGTCATTCTCTTTTTCCAGCAAATTTATTCAGGGAAAAGAAAGTGTAATTGCTGATGCTTTGTCCATGAGATAAATTATGTTCAGCTTTATGAAACAAAGAGTGCTGGGATTTGAGCACATGAAGGAATTCTATCCTGATGATCCTGATTTTAAAGAGGAGTGGAGTTTACAACAATCAGGCTAGATAAAGAAAGGGAGCAAATATCTAGTTCTGAATGGTTTTCTCTTCTTGGGAAATAGGCTATGCATTTCAAAAGGGGCTTATAGAGGGCTGCTGATCAAGGAAGCTCACTCAGGAGGTCTTGCTGGGCATTTTGGAGTGCCGAAAACTTGTGAGAAATTACTGGATcaattctattggcctaagatgtTTGGGGATGTGCAAGATGTTATCAGAAGGTGTGCACCATGCCAGCAATCCAAGTCCTATTTCAGACTGGTCCTTATAAACCATTGGCAGTCCCATACAGGCCTTAGGAAGATGTCCTCATCGACTTTATCATGGCTCTTCCAAGGACACAGAGAGGAAAAGCTTCAATCATGGTGGTGGTGGATAGGTTTAGTAAGATGTCACACTTCATTGCCTGCACCAAGACTGAGGATGCAGTGAGTGTTGCTGATCTGCACTTCAAGGAGATTGTGAAACTTCATGGGATCTCAAAGACCATTATTTCAGATAGGGATGTCAAGTTCATGGAGCATTTCTGGTGGACTTTATGGACATTACTTAAAGCCAAGCTGCTATTCAGTACTTCTCATCACCCACAAGTAGATGGTAAGACTGAGGTAACCAACAAGACTCTGGTAAGGATTCTGAGATGCACTGTTTCTATATCTCTGAGAGAATGGGATTTGAAGTTGGCTGCTGCAGAATTTGCATTCAAGAGAACACCATCAAGTAGCACTGGTAAGagtccttttgaggttgtctatggTGAAAATCCTTTGATGCCAACTGATCTGGCACCAATCAGAGGGGTTCAGTTGACACAGATGCAGCAAATCCATTCAGAGGTCAGAAAACAAATTGAGAAAGCAAATTCCGGGTACAAGACAAGAAAGGGTCCTAAGAAGGCAAGAGAATTTGAAGTAGGTGATCTGGTTTGGCCGCATTTGAGAATACAAAGCTTCTCTGATAAGAGAAAGAACAAACTGATGCCTAGAGCCGATGGTCTATTTGAGGTGACTGAAAAGATTGGGCCTAATGCTTATAAGCTCAACTTGCCTGGGGAGTATGGCGTTCATGATACTTTCAACATAGGTGATTTGTAACCATACTATGAGGGATCTGATAAGGAAGCAGGTGATGAGGATTTGAGCCAAATCCAAATCAAGAAGGGGAGGTTGGAGCCGGGGCTCAGCATGAAATCTCTAACCCTAACCCAGCTCTAACCAGGTCCCAGGCTAGGGCAATAAGCCAAGCTAGTCCAATCTCAACCACCCAGCAACCCACCACAGTCAGGACTAGATCAAGGGCCTTAGTTCAAGGATTTCTGTCTGAGTCAGTCCCAGTTCCAAGCTTAGTCTTAGTCCAGCTAAAGGCAGTAGCATGTACCTTTTCTAGCTAATTTAAAATTCAGCATTTCAATTTTATCAGGTCAGGAATCAACAACAAGGGACAAGATTCAGCAAATTTTCACTAAACTTGTGATCAAGACTCCAGCAAGTACCTTGGTTTTATTTGGACTCAAAGTCTAGGTGATATGTGAGGAACTCATCATCTAAGGGTCAACAGACAATAGCTCAATACTAGCCAAGTCTTTTTAATACTCATGCACAACCAAACAAGAATCCTGAAAACTGCTTTATGTGTTTTGCTTTATTGTCTTTTGTCTCTATTTTCTGTTTGGAAGAATTTTGTTTGTTATTTTGTAAGCTAGCTAAGGATCATTCCGAGCCTTAGGATTGTGAGAACGTTGTAACTTTGCCTGACCTATAAAAGCCAAGGACCATTAATGAAAGAGGCAGACCACTTTGAACCCAAACTTTAATTTCTGAAACATTATTTCTGAAATACTCTCTTGGCTGTGTGCTGGAGATTAAACCTTTGCTTAGTGCTGAGTTAGTGAATTCAGATCCTTTGCCATGTGATGGAGTTTGATTCACACCCCTAATTCATTGTCTTAATGCTTTGAATAGGGTGCTATCAGTTTCACAGTCCTTAGAATAATTTCAGAGAAATCTATCAAAACAGCTTGTTTGTGTCAATTATGAAAAATAGTTAAGAGTCCTCTAAAAATCACCAAAATTCATTAGTTTTTAGTTTATGTCTGGAAGTAAATTGTCaccaattttcataattttaggaGGTCATTTGATATTTTTAATCAAATTAAACATTTTACTGCATCTGGTTAACCTATTCTGAGATCTAGTgtttgttttgtgagttttgggtTAATCAGGCCCTTAATTACAGTCCAACCTTACAAGAGTTCATCTGGAACTTGTAACAAATTCCTTTAGAAATCTAAATCCTCAATTACATAATTACTTTTGATTCACCAATCTCATTTCTTCATCTTACAAAACAACGCTCCCCGAAACCGACGTCGGTACAATGATATAACCACCATTTATCATATCAGACGTATACAATCACTCTCAAGTAGTTTCACCACCAAACATTGCTAGAATTTCCCTAGATACCTTCCACCGCCTATTATTTAGAATCATCCCTACTCTATGTAATTGATCACCTCAACTTCATTATTTCATTCCCAAAATGCCTTTTTAGATATCACATCACAAATCTTGAATAACCTCTAACTAACGCCCCGTTCCAGTACTCTCTTATTTTCCTTGTTTTAGAAACCCTTATTACCATCTTTTAATTCACATCAATCCTTAAACTCAATTTACATACCCCCAACAACTATTAACAACTCATGCTATCACTCTCACCCCACTTCCTTGATTACTTATTACTTCCTAAAATTTCAAATCACAAATTCCTAACCAAAATCCCCAAATCATACTTAGTATTAGTCACCCTCACATGTATTCCAAACCTCATTTAATATCTACAAGTCTAAACAATCGATAAGTATCCATCCTTGATTATATGCCACTCATCATCCATAAGTTGCCTCTTACCATCGACTCACTGAACTCAAAACTTAGTATAAGATAGGTCTCTTCCTGATGCCTCAAATATCTCAACTTAATGACTATATACAATTCCACACACCTTGTCGGGCCATAGGTGCAGTGTAAAACCCAGGATATGTCAGAAATTTTGACTGAATGCAATAAACATTAAAAATCCAAATAAAATATCAAATGGGCCTTAAAATTCATGAAATTTGGTGACAATTAACTTCAATATATAAATCAACTCTTAGTAAAATTTCCGAACTTTTGGGACACTCTAACTATTTTTAAGAACTCCAGCAAACTAACCTGACACATGAATTCAGACGAATCTGTTGCAGGACTGAATTCTTTAAACATTAAGTGATGAACTGATATAGTCCAGACCTCAAATTCCGACAGAAATACTCACAGGAAATTCAAGATATTAACTTGAAAAATTTAAACTCCAAACCACAGATTACCATAGGATTTGAAGCATAAATCTGAACAAAACAATCAAGCTAACCCACAGTCAAAGTAAAGGATTATTTTAATTATGCCAAACAGAACTTGATCAACTAACCACGGCTTAACACAGGTTAATTACCAAGACTGGACTCAAACTACAGTAAGGCAGAAGTTTTAATTGGTTGGGAGAAGTCTCAAGGTTTAATTTTTCATTCGAAAGCTCTGTCTTTTACAGATTAAGGcaatggtccttatataggccagCCTTGATTACAATTTGAGTACATTCTGATTTAAGGGTTAAAATTCTATCTATAAAACACACAACATAAGATAATATTTTAAAAATGAGGTCAACTTAAGATAAGGTAAAAGCAAGAGGcaaaatcaagtagttgtcagTCCTCTTAGCTTGTTCTGGTTCAGGCTTTGGGTTGTTGTTCTCAGAGATTTCAAAGATCCTAATTTCATTTGTTGTCCAGCAAAAAGTTGCCTTGTgatcttttatatcttccatTTGCCTCAGGCTCTCAACTTTGGCCCTTACTCGAATAATTAAGGAAATTTGCTTTACTAACAATGACATCTCATCTAccctttgctttattatttgctgctattctgaactaaacttggcTTGTTAACCCTGAATTTTAAGACCTTCTCTAAGCTTAATTGAGGACTTTATCAGCTACCCAGATTGGCAGCTATTAGCTGGACCTTGTGAACCTCGTTGGGACCTGTGCAGGCTGTGTTTGGGCTGATGTTGGAGCTGGACTTTTATCTGTAGAGTCCTCATGGTCAGCTCCTGCTGCAGCCTTCCTAGGTTGAAAGGAGCTTGACCTTAAGATTGATTTCTCTTCACATCAAACTCACCATATTAATGGCTTAGATCACCAATGTTGAATGTCTCATGCACACCATAGTTACTAGGAAGGTCAATCTTGTAAGCACTTGGACCAACCTTCTCAATGACCTCAATTAGACCCTCAGCTCTTGGCATCAGTTTGCTCCTTTTGGCTATGAACCTTTCCTTTCTGAGATGGATCAAGACCATGTCCCCTGACACaaattctttcttcttctttggaACCATGGCCTGCTTCTGATAGGACTcattagccttctcaatttgaTTCTTGACTGCAGAATGTAGTCTCAGCATCTATTCTGCTCTTTTCTTTGCATCATAGTCCATTTCTTCCATAGGAACATTTGACAGATTCAAGGGCATTAAAGGATTGATCCCATAGACCACCTCAAATTGACTGTGGCCTGTTGTAGATGTTGGTGCCCCCATTGAAGGTAAATTCAGCTTGTGATAGCTTCAAATCCTAGTCTTTTAGTGATTTATTGACAATACACCTCAAAATCCTCCCTGGTGTTATGTTAGTGACCTCAttttggccatctgtttgtggaTTAGGAGATATGTTGAACAACAACCTTGGGTTTAGTAGCCTCCATAAGGTTTTCCAGAAGTAACTCATAAACTTTACATACCAGTTAGATACAATGGTTTTTAGGACTCCTTGTATTCTGACAATCTCGCTCCTTTAAATAAAGCTGAGCAATGCTTGCATCATCCTCACTCTTCTTACAAGATATAAAATAAGCCACCTTGCTGAACCTGTCA
Encoded here:
- the LOC141601634 gene encoding uncharacterized protein LOC141601634; translation: MRWLSKGAEVKVDKQCFVLFSIGKDYSDEVMCDVLPMDTCHLLLGKPWKFDRDCVHQGRENTYSFKLEKRKITLTSLPPALKEIVHILLAKDIAEEAGLPLPAEVSQLLEKYGDVFLEEFPSGLPPLRGIEHHIDLIPGLVLPNKAAY